In the Egicoccus sp. AB-alg2 genome, GATCGCGTCCCGCGGGGTGGTGTAGGACCGTGCGTCTCGGTTGTCAGGTGCGGGGTGCTGCGGGCAGGGACGGTAGACGGTCTTTGTCGTCGAGGAGCGCGGCGACGGATCCGGCCGCGATGTAGCGGCGGTCGGCGGCGATCATTTCGTCGTTGATCTCGACCAGCAGTGCGCCGACGAGGCGGATGACGGACTCGACGTTGGGGAAGATCTGCACGACGTCGGTGCGGCGCTTGAGTTCACGGTTGAGCCGTTCGATCGGGTTGTTGGACCAGATCTTGGGCCAGTGCGAGGGCGGGAAGCCGGTGTAGGCCAGCAGGTCGTCTTCCATTGCCTGCAGCCGCTCGGCCACGTTGGGGGCGATCCGTGTCAGCTGGTCGACGACCGAGCGCAGCTGGCCGATTGCGGCGTCGCGGTCGGGTTGGGCGAAGATGGTGCGGATCAGTGCCGAGATCACCGCCCGCTGCTGGGAGCGGGCGACCGCGAGCAGGTTGCGCATCGCATGTACCCGGCAGCGCTGCCAGCCAGAGCCTTGCAGGACCTTGCGGATGGCGGCCTTCAACCCCGCGTGCGCGTCGGAGATGACCAGCTTCACGCCGGCCAAACCGCGCTCTTTGAGGTCGCGGAGGAACTCGGTCCAAAACGTCTCGTTCTCGCTGTCGCCGACATCCACGCCGAGGACTTCGCGGTGCCCGTCAGCACGCAGCCCGGTGGCGATCACGACCGCTTTGGACACGACCTGGCCGTGCTCACGCACATGCAGGTAGGTCGCGTCCAGCCACACGTACACGAACGGCTGATGATCCAGCCGACGGGTACGCAGCACGGTGACGTCGTCATCAATCAGCTTGCAGATCCGCGACACCGTGGACTTGGAGATGCCGGTGTCGCAGCCCAGCGCCTTGACCAGGTCGTCGACCTTCCGGGTCGAGGTGCCCGTGATATAGGCGGTCATGATCACCGCCCACAGCGCCTTGTCGATCCGCCGGCGCGGCTCGAGCAGTTCCGGGAAGAAGCTGCCCTTGCGCAGCTTCGGGATGCCGACCTCGACATCCCCAGCCGGGGTCGACAGCAGCTTGGGCCGATGCCCGTTGCGCTGCGCCAACCGGGTCGGTGACCGCTCGCCCGGCTCGGCACCGATCCTGGCCGTGAGCTCGGCCTCGATCAGCTCCTGCATCGCCGCGGTGAGGATGTCGGACAGCGAGCTGGCCAGCGACGCGTCGGTGCCGGTCAGCTGCTGAGCAAGATCGGATAGGGCAGACTCGTAGTGGGCCATCGTGGCGAACCTCTTCGTGTGAGAGCTTGGAGATTCGCACGGTGGCCCGCCTACATCCCGGAAGACGTGGCGGGCCTGCTCCTACACCACTAGGTGGGACTCACCCATCACGGACGTTGATATGAGCACGGAACAGAACGCCGAACGCATGTGCTCCGTCCCAATAGCATCGGCTCGTTGTCAGCTCCCGTCGAGCTCATTCAGGAATGCCGCCGGACCCGGCAGACGAATGCATCCTGAAGTGACGAAAACTCCACAGGCCCATGAGGCCGTAACTTGCGGTTGTAGCAGCGGCCGCTCCCCACATTCCCCAAACTGGAATTAGCGTTATAGACCCCACGAGCAATCCAGCGGCTCCAACGGCAGAAATGCGCGACGGCATACGGAAGTCCCCTCGATTCCACATCTGGTGACTCACGACGTGATAGAGGCCGAGTAGCACCGAGGCGGGCAGGAGCAGCCAGAGAAGCGGAACTGCCGGCGCGTAGGCCGGACCGAAAAGAAGTGGAATGCCAATCGGGGCTGCGGCGCCGACCCCCGCCGCCATTATCGCGCTAACGGCAAAGCTCCTGCGCAAGAGGGTTCGAGGTTCAGTGAGGGACTCTTTTGAGAATCCATACTGCGCGAGCCCAACCGATACCGCCCACACGACCTCGGAAACTGCCACGGCAGCTGCGTACACACCGAGCTGCCTGGGCGTGCCGAGAACGCCGAGGATAAGCCGATCAAGCCGAAGCGCCGCCGCCTGACCGAGCGTTGCTGGAGCCGCCCGCCAACCTGCCCTGTAGACGCGCCACATCTGAGAGATTCCAGGGCGACTATGTGAGCCCCCCCCCAATCTCCGTAGGGGGCTGGCAAGGGTTAGAGCCTCGATAGTGAAGACCGCGGACGCGGCAAGAAGAACGGCAGGAACCTCCCGAGTTGCGGCTGCGCTAAAGCCGACGACCGCGGCAAAGACTAGCGCAGCGGCACCGGTTTTCAGGGTCGCTACCGTGGCGCCCAGAGCTAGACTCGCGTCGCGCCACTGACGCACGACGACCAGGGAAAAAGAATAAACCGAACAAGCTAATGCGGTCACCAACGAGGACGATTGCCCCGCAACGAGTTGGGCCGCGAATGCTACTGGGGGAGTCAAGACGAGGCAGGCGAGGCCCAGCAATAGAGCTAAGTATGCATTAAGCTGTAGCGCTAGGTGTAGGCCGCGCTGATCAGTGGAAGCGATCTCAAAGCGGCCGGCCACATTCGCCCCCGCCCCGATAATGAGCATAATAAACGAACAGATTGACGCGAGATAGGTGTAAACCCCATTGCCGCTCGGACCTAGCAACCGCGCGACAAGTAAAGCCGCAATGCCGTATCCGAGCTTATTCAGCAGACGGGCCGCTACTACAGCCGAGCCACGCACTACGAACGACCGTCGGCGGCGGGGTCCTCACGGAGCTGTCCGCGAGCCCGTGCGATGACAACAAGGGCGAGCGGGAGCAGCGGGACTATTGCTTGTAAGCGCAGCCGCGCAAGTAGGCCGAAATTGGCCACGTCGATAACGGCTGCGGTCATAGTAACCCCCATGAGAAGCAAGAGGACCGCTGGCCACGGTTTCGCTGCATACGGTCGAACGATCAACCGAGAAGCGATAGCCAGAATCACAAGGGCACCCAAGCTGTCAAGTCCTAGAACGATGCCCTCGAAAGTACTGGGCACCTCCCACGGAAGCGGTCGCGCAGCCGCTGACAAGAATGCAACCGGTAGCAAGGCCGGGTTAGCTCGCCAATCGGGTGGAGAGAAGGCCGTGGTGCCAAATTGAGTGCTGAGGCCAGCTCCGTCACCAATACCGTTTACGCCACTGGCGCGGAGGAGAACTACGGCGGTAAGCAAGGTCAGTCCCAATAGCTGTAGTCCACGGAGTGACCTGGGTGAGACGTCTATGTCCAACTTTAGGCAGCGTCTGGCGGCAGAAACGCCGACCATGACGACGCTGAGTACGAGACCAATTTCAGGTCGAGCGAGGTAAATAATTAGCAAGCCAAGAGCCCGAAGCAATGCCGCACTTGACGCACCTCTAAACATTTCCGTCGAGCCCCAGATGACCAGGCCCAAGCCGACCAGAATTACAGATTCCTTAGAAACGGCAGAGGGCCAATACACAAGTCCCGGAAAAAAGAGGACCGATGCAGAACCGAACGTGCGGTCGACCGGATAACCAAGGCAAAACAGACCGCGGAGTAGGAGGACGCATCCGAGTATTCCGGCACTCGCTGCGATGTAGTATGCGCCTGCCATCGTAAGGCCGGATATGCGTATGAGGGGTCCGAACGCCGACGAGAGCAGCGCGTTCCCGTCTAAAGGGGTATCGGCAATAGTCGCAATGAGGTTATGCGATCCGCGGAGACCGTCGCGGGCCCATACATATAACCGAACTGAATCCGGGGCAGTACTCAATCCGCGTGAATCCAAAGCGTCACGTGCAGCCGTATATCTACTATGGGAAACGATCGCTCGCAGTGCGATCGAGCCGGCGAGCAAAACAACCAAACTGCGATTCGCCCGCACAAGAGGAGCTGCAAGTCGCATACTAAGTACGAGGGTTAGCAAGACTGCTGTGACTGGCACCATCGCCGGTTGAGTACGTGCGGAACCGGCTAATACGCCGACTAGACAACCCGTGCCCACTGCGAAAATAGTCGAACGAGTTCGCCAGACAAACTTCTCCTGCACTGTATGACCTAAAAAGATGAGGTGACGCGGCAAACTATTTGGCTATATGCAGATAGCGACTCGGTTATCGAGTACCTATTGATGAACGTGGCGGCCGGCAGAGGCGGGAGACTCGCCCGAGACCCCACGCGCTCTAGAAGTTGAGCCAATTCGGCTGTATCCCCTACATCGAATAGCCAGCCGTGTCCCTCGAGAAGCTCAGCAGTGCCCCTGGCTCGCGCCCCTATTATCGGTGTTCCCGAGGCAAGCGCCTCAAGGACGGATCGAGGAAGGCCTTCGCGCTCGCTCGGCATTAGAAGCACATCAATCACGGAAAGAAGCTCGGGGACCCTGTCAGTCCGTCCTATAAAGCGAACCCAGGGTAGCAACCCCAAGTCGGAAGCCCTGCCTATACAGACATCATGTAGGCGACCGTCCCCTGCGAAGATGACAGTGGGCCGTCGTTCCTTGGATACCAAGTTCAGCGCCGTCAGGACGTCGAGCTGGCGCTTCCCCGGATCGAAGTTGCCTATTACCCCAACAAGGGAAGCGTCTTGGTTCACACTCAGACTGCGTGCGAAGGCACTGCTGCGATCGCGGGCTACGTTGCTGTAGTCAGCCACACTAATGCCGATGCCTGGCATGTAGTGCACGCGCTCTCGTGCGAATAGCCTCGAGGTTGTTGCTAAGTGATAGTCCTCTCGATTTATTGTTACGACAGCATCAGTAAACCTTGACCAAGTGCCTTCAATTAGCTTGAATATCAGATTGGCGACCGGCCTACCGTTAGTGTGAAAGTGAAAACCGTGTGCGATGTAGATGACCTTCGGACGTTCCCTAGCTGGGAGGCTGCGGACGGCCAGACGTAATAGCGCGGAGACGATTGGCGTGTGGGTGACGACCAAGTCGGCCGGCTTGGACACCCGCCGCAACTCACAAAATAGATGCATCCCGCCGCGCAGGGCCGACTTTGGCGACCTGTTCAGGTGGATGGGCAGGTGACTGTCCGATTCCAAAGCGCCCGGTGGTATCAGCCCTGCGCCAGCCACCGTAGTCACGTAGTGCCCACGCCTGCGGTGCCACCGGATGTAAGGCAAGAGGAACGCCGCGATGGTATTTGCACTCGTAGCCGCGATGACTACATGCATTGACGGCATGTCTTTCTCAGGCATCTCGGAGCTTTCGCTCTAGCAGCGCAGCAACTTCGGCTCGCATCGCGCAGTGTTTATCCTGAGTCGTGCGCACCCATTCGGCGAGGGTGCGAGCCGCGTACGCTCGCTGCGAAATCAGGCGCTCGGTTCGTGCCACCAAATCAGCTGGGGTCACGGCGTCGGCGTCAACGCAGAACTCATCAAGCGACATATCCTTCATCGTCCCTCGGCCTTTGAAACCCCCGTAGGCAACGACGACGCTAGGTACCCCCGACGCACTCGCGAAAATGGCCGAATGAAACCTCGTCGCCACTAGTATAGTTAGGCGCCCATAAACCGCCGCCAGTTCTTCGGCAGACAAGTCGGGGGAATTGATCCACGGTACAGTTCTACCGTCGACGTTACACAATTTGCGAAGCACTTGCCTGTCGTCCTCGCTTCGTCTGGGCCCTGCGACATGGGTGATCAGGACCGGTTGGAGACCCTCGCTAACCCCCCATCGAATGACACCCTTTAGGCTTTCGAGGTAGCGCTCTTCGCTCCATTCGGCATCCGATACCTCAGAGGGGCGGATAGGTCGCGCAGTGATGCCCAGCAGTGCGTGCGCCTGCGTAAGGCCGGCATCTCTCATGACCCGCTCGACCCTCTCAGTAGGGTTCGGGCGGATGGCATAAGCCATATCGGCCACCACGCAAGCTTGAAGATTTGGGAAGTGCGCATGCAGGTACTCGCGAGACGTAGACTCCCTCAAGTAGATTGCAAGAGCCCCGCTCAGGACGTATCGCATGATTTGTTTGGCCAGAAATCCCTTGAATGGCCCCATAGAGTTTGGCAGGAAAATATACGGAACTTTGAGGCGCCTTGCGAGGATGGCCACATGCACTAGATAGATGAGGGCGGCTATGTCCCGGGCCGGACCGTACGCATGGCAGTAACCGCCGCCCTTGAAGATCACGCAGGTGCTAGCCCTGATGTCTGATATTGCTCTCCGCCTCTTCATTCCAAATGCAGGTAGCTGTGCGGATCTTGGTCCGGCCAGCCAGGCTATAGCCAGCGCTAGGATTTCCAGTACGAACCTCACCGCTCCTAGGCGGTCCGTGCCGGTAGTTCGGGGTTCCGAGAAGGGGTGCTTCATGAACCCGTTCCTTGGTTCCACCTGTCGGCGTTGGGGCATATATGGCTTCGAAGTTGGCTCGTGAAGAACTGCTATGCGGTCGAAGCCCAGTCGGTAGGCAACGTCCACCGCTGCTTCTGTTAGCTGCTCGTCGCCCATGTTGGTGTTGGCCGAGTAGGGGGCGATCAGTACTTGATCGAGACGGGCCGGTATTTTTGTGTTGGAGGGCATGAGCGCTCCGAGCGTTGCCGAGTCGTGGGGATCGAGATCGAGTTCGCACGCCTAAGTGGCGAAGTAGTCCTGGTATCGTGCCAACGGCCTTGCCGCGTACGCGCCTAAGGTCGAGACGGCTCAAAATAGACTTAAGGAGCTTAGCTTCGCCAGCTTGCTGTAGGAGTCCGGTGGCTCAGCGTGCGTTGGCGCTCTCACTGCACGTCCGCATCACGGAGATCGGCGGTGAGACAGCGAATTGTCAGCGTGTCCTGCTGGGGGCTCCTGTGTTTTCGCCTTTCGCCGTCGCACCGCAGGTCGAGGATTTGCCGGCGTCGGCCTTCCCGATGATTCTATGAGCCAGGCCGAGAGCGAGACCCGTTGGCGAGCGGTGCAGACCCTTGCGCGAATTCTGGTATGAAGCTCTGCAAGAGATTTCTCGTTTTCCCGACATCGTTGGCTACAGCGGCGGCAGCCAAGTCACGCAGGGCAGCCTCG is a window encoding:
- a CDS encoding IS256 family transposase, with product MAHYESALSDLAQQLTGTDASLASSLSDILTAAMQELIEAELTARIGAEPGERSPTRLAQRNGHRPKLLSTPAGDVEVGIPKLRKGSFFPELLEPRRRIDKALWAVIMTAYITGTSTRKVDDLVKALGCDTGISKSTVSRICKLIDDDVTVLRTRRLDHQPFVYVWLDATYLHVREHGQVVSKAVVIATGLRADGHREVLGVDVGDSENETFWTEFLRDLKERGLAGVKLVISDAHAGLKAAIRKVLQGSGWQRCRVHAMRNLLAVARSQQRAVISALIRTIFAQPDRDAAIGQLRSVVDQLTRIAPNVAERLQAMEDDLLAYTGFPPSHWPKIWSNNPIERLNRELKRRTDVVQIFPNVESVIRLVGALLVEINDEMIAADRRYIAAGSVAALLDDKDRLPSLPAAPRT
- a CDS encoding lipopolysaccharide biosynthesis protein produces the protein MLIIGAGANVAGRFEIASTDQRGLHLALQLNAYLALLLGLACLVLTPPVAFAAQLVAGQSSSLVTALACSVYSFSLVVVRQWRDASLALGATVATLKTGAAALVFAAVVGFSAAATREVPAVLLAASAVFTIEALTLASPLRRLGGGSHSRPGISQMWRVYRAGWRAAPATLGQAAALRLDRLILGVLGTPRQLGVYAAAVAVSEVVWAVSVGLAQYGFSKESLTEPRTLLRRSFAVSAIMAAGVGAAAPIGIPLLFGPAYAPAVPLLWLLLPASVLLGLYHVVSHQMWNRGDFRMPSRISAVGAAGLLVGSITLIPVWGMWGAAAATTASYGLMGLWSFRHFRMHSSAGSGGIPE
- a CDS encoding glycosyltransferase, whose translation is MPEKDMPSMHVVIAATSANTIAAFLLPYIRWHRRRGHYVTTVAGAGLIPPGALESDSHLPIHLNRSPKSALRGGMHLFCELRRVSKPADLVVTHTPIVSALLRLAVRSLPARERPKVIYIAHGFHFHTNGRPVANLIFKLIEGTWSRFTDAVVTINREDYHLATTSRLFARERVHYMPGIGISVADYSNVARDRSSAFARSLSVNQDASLVGVIGNFDPGKRQLDVLTALNLVSKERRPTVIFAGDGRLHDVCIGRASDLGLLPWVRFIGRTDRVPELLSVIDVLLMPSEREGLPRSVLEALASGTPIIGARARGTAELLEGHGWLFDVGDTAELAQLLERVGSRASLPPLPAATFINRYSITESLSAYSQIVCRVTSSF
- a CDS encoding polysaccharide pyruvyl transferase family protein, with amino-acid sequence MPSNTKIPARLDQVLIAPYSANTNMGDEQLTEAAVDVAYRLGFDRIAVLHEPTSKPYMPQRRQVEPRNGFMKHPFSEPRTTGTDRLGAVRFVLEILALAIAWLAGPRSAQLPAFGMKRRRAISDIRASTCVIFKGGGYCHAYGPARDIAALIYLVHVAILARRLKVPYIFLPNSMGPFKGFLAKQIMRYVLSGALAIYLRESTSREYLHAHFPNLQACVVADMAYAIRPNPTERVERVMRDAGLTQAHALLGITARPIRPSEVSDAEWSEERYLESLKGVIRWGVSEGLQPVLITHVAGPRRSEDDRQVLRKLCNVDGRTVPWINSPDLSAEELAAVYGRLTILVATRFHSAIFASASGVPSVVVAYGGFKGRGTMKDMSLDEFCVDADAVTPADLVARTERLISQRAYAARTLAEWVRTTQDKHCAMRAEVAALLERKLRDA